The proteins below are encoded in one region of uncultured Eubacteriales bacterium:
- a CDS encoding putative Transcriptional regulator, MarR family (Evidence 3 : Function proposed based on presence of conserved amino acid motif, structural feature or limited homology) codes for MEPDDKFKAFFRVMDRFGKLAASSVPTGEMTKGEFFCMGAICGAGREEPEKGGIYVWELARRTRTLPPAVSRILRDLERRGYIERSVDREDRRNVKVRPTAEGLAIWERAEENAKVFLQRVLGEMGEADMEQLVTLCSWLCDIIEKEQSKPEKGDMA; via the coding sequence ATGGAGCCCGACGACAAGTTCAAGGCCTTCTTTCGGGTCATGGACCGGTTCGGCAAGCTGGCTGCCAGCTCTGTTCCCACCGGGGAGATGACCAAGGGGGAATTTTTTTGCATGGGAGCCATTTGCGGCGCGGGACGGGAAGAGCCCGAGAAGGGCGGTATCTATGTATGGGAGCTGGCGCGGCGCACCCGCACCCTTCCGCCCGCAGTCTCCCGTATTTTGCGGGATCTCGAGAGGCGGGGCTACATTGAGCGCAGCGTGGACCGGGAGGACCGACGCAACGTGAAGGTTCGGCCCACCGCGGAGGGCCTTGCCATCTGGGAACGGGCTGAGGAAAACGCCAAGGTCTTCCTTCAGCGGGTGCTGGGGGAGATGGGAGAGGCAGACATGGAGCAGCTGGTGACTTTGTGTTCATGGCTGTGCGACATTATTGAGAAAGAACAGAGCAAACCGGAAAAAGGAGACATGGCATAG
- the polA gene encoding DNA polymerase I, whose translation MKKLMVIDGNSIVNRAFYGVHMLTTRNGQPTNAVFGFLNILQKLIDEERPDALCCTFDLKAPTFRHLQYEGYKAQRKGMPEELASQMPILKDVLDAMRIPRYELEGWEADDLIGTIAAKDADAGWETVVVTGDKDSLQLVTDQTHVKLVSTRMGQTTTREMTPETFRAEYGFDPIHMIDLKALMGDASDNIPGVPGVGEKTAMDLIQRYTSVENIYAGFDSLEAKPGVLKKLDEGREMAKMSYELAAIHCDAPLDFMPEDALRREVDTRALYELFLKLEFSKLIDKYGLKAVAEAVPALVEEERAAAGICDSEVVTERARAEELLETWRRTKCVNVLALPDLSTIAVEWQDGEDSHAALIHADRLESYNEFLKALFNADIKKAVHDSKALLSRLLEEGIVGAGIVFDTAVAAYLLAPTDGSYDLEKLGVSYFNQEFARAKDYLVEGAFGPLGDPVVPVAALLSHCALIGALRQVLAPKLEELGMHDLYYNIELPLCPVLAEMEHTGFLVDRKALAEFGGMLDGRIADNQAKIFELAGEEFNINSTQQLGVVLFDKLGLPPVKKTKTGYSTNVEVLEKLQGQHPIIDSIMDYRQLTKLKSTYVDGLSRVIAPDGRIHTSFQNTVAATGRLSSTEPNLQNIPVRTELGAELRKMFVPAPGCLLVDADYSQIELRLLAHIADDKVMRDAFLSGTDIHTVTASQVFGVEPKDITHEMRRRAKAVNFGIVYGISDFSLSQDIGVARWEAKEYMDRYFAKYSGVHAYMTDIVSKAKADGFVSTLFGRRRWLPELKSSNFNMRSFGERVALNMPIQGTAADIMKLAMLHVYDRLRAEKLKAKLVLQVHDELIVECPEEEVELVKALLTEEMESVATLSVPLLAASAAGKSWAAAKD comes from the coding sequence ATGAAAAAACTTATGGTCATCGACGGCAACTCCATCGTCAACCGCGCCTTTTACGGCGTGCATATGCTCACCACCCGAAACGGCCAGCCCACGAATGCTGTCTTCGGCTTTTTAAACATCCTGCAAAAGCTGATCGACGAGGAGCGGCCTGACGCGCTGTGCTGCACCTTTGACCTGAAAGCCCCCACCTTCCGCCACCTCCAGTATGAGGGGTACAAGGCCCAGCGCAAGGGGATGCCGGAGGAACTAGCATCTCAGATGCCCATCCTCAAGGACGTGCTGGATGCCATGCGCATCCCCCGGTACGAGCTGGAGGGCTGGGAGGCAGACGATCTGATCGGTACGATCGCTGCCAAGGACGCCGACGCCGGGTGGGAGACCGTGGTGGTGACAGGGGACAAGGATTCCCTCCAGCTGGTCACCGATCAGACCCACGTAAAGCTGGTGTCCACCCGCATGGGGCAGACAACTACCCGGGAGATGACCCCCGAGACCTTCCGGGCCGAGTACGGCTTTGACCCCATCCATATGATCGACTTAAAGGCCCTTATGGGGGACGCGTCCGACAACATTCCAGGCGTGCCCGGCGTGGGGGAGAAAACTGCCATGGACCTTATCCAGCGGTATACATCGGTGGAGAATATCTACGCCGGGTTCGACAGCCTGGAGGCAAAGCCCGGCGTACTCAAAAAGCTGGACGAGGGCCGGGAGATGGCCAAGATGTCCTACGAGTTGGCTGCCATCCACTGTGACGCACCCCTGGACTTCATGCCTGAGGACGCCCTGCGCCGGGAGGTGGATACACGCGCGCTATACGAGCTTTTCTTAAAGCTGGAATTTTCCAAGCTTATCGACAAATACGGCCTCAAGGCGGTTGCGGAGGCGGTTCCCGCCCTGGTGGAGGAGGAGCGTGCCGCCGCCGGCATCTGCGACAGCGAGGTGGTAACCGAGCGTGCCCGGGCGGAGGAACTGCTGGAGACCTGGCGCAGGACCAAGTGCGTGAACGTGCTGGCCCTGCCTGATTTGAGTACCATTGCCGTGGAGTGGCAGGACGGGGAGGATTCCCATGCCGCCCTGATCCACGCTGACCGTCTGGAGAGCTACAACGAGTTTTTAAAGGCCCTCTTCAATGCCGATATCAAAAAGGCCGTTCACGATAGCAAGGCCCTCTTGTCCCGTCTGCTGGAGGAGGGAATCGTGGGGGCGGGTATCGTCTTCGACACCGCCGTGGCGGCCTATCTCCTTGCCCCCACCGACGGGAGCTACGACCTGGAGAAACTGGGTGTTTCCTACTTTAACCAGGAGTTTGCCAGGGCGAAGGACTATCTTGTAGAGGGGGCCTTCGGCCCCCTGGGGGACCCGGTGGTCCCCGTCGCCGCCCTCCTCTCCCACTGCGCCCTTATCGGCGCGTTGCGGCAGGTGCTGGCCCCCAAGCTGGAGGAGCTGGGAATGCACGACCTCTACTACAACATCGAGCTGCCCCTTTGTCCCGTGCTGGCAGAGATGGAGCACACCGGCTTTTTGGTGGATCGCAAGGCGCTGGCCGAGTTTGGCGGAATGCTGGATGGGCGCATTGCGGACAATCAGGCGAAGATCTTTGAGCTGGCGGGGGAGGAGTTTAACATTAACTCCACCCAGCAGCTGGGAGTCGTCCTCTTTGACAAGCTGGGCCTACCCCCGGTGAAGAAGACCAAGACGGGCTATTCTACCAACGTGGAGGTGCTGGAAAAGCTGCAGGGCCAGCACCCGATCATCGACTCCATCATGGACTACCGGCAGCTCACTAAGCTCAAATCCACTTATGTGGACGGCCTCTCCAGGGTCATCGCCCCCGACGGGCGCATCCACACCAGCTTTCAGAACACCGTGGCCGCCACCGGGCGGCTCTCCTCCACCGAACCGAATTTGCAGAACATCCCCGTGCGTACCGAACTGGGGGCCGAGCTGCGCAAGATGTTCGTCCCCGCTCCCGGCTGCCTGCTGGTGGACGCGGACTACAGTCAGATCGAGCTGCGGCTCCTGGCCCACATCGCCGATGATAAGGTGATGCGGGACGCCTTTTTGAGCGGTACCGACATCCACACCGTCACCGCCTCCCAGGTCTTCGGCGTAGAGCCCAAGGACATTACCCACGAGATGCGCCGCCGGGCTAAGGCGGTCAACTTTGGTATCGTCTACGGCATCTCCGACTTCTCCCTCTCCCAGGATATCGGCGTTGCCCGGTGGGAGGCCAAGGAATACATGGATCGGTACTTCGCCAAGTATTCAGGGGTGCACGCCTATATGACCGATATCGTGAGCAAGGCCAAGGCGGACGGCTTTGTCTCCACCCTCTTCGGTCGCCGCCGGTGGCTGCCGGAGCTCAAGTCCTCCAACTTCAACATGCGCTCCTTTGGTGAGCGTGTCGCGCTCAACATGCCCATCCAGGGTACGGCTGCCGACATTATGAAGCTGGCCATGCTCCACGTCTATGACAGGCTCAGGGCGGAAAAGCTGAAGGCCAAACTGGTTCTCCAGGTCCATGACGAACTGATTGTGGAGTGCCCTGAGG
- a CDS encoding Amidohydrolase, with protein sequence MSLLEESAALAPELEAFKSDLHAHPELSFQERRTTAILREKLPALGLELIDLGMETGAVALLRGALPGRTAALRADIDAIAQREPVGPGASEIPGVMHACGHDFHTTCLYGAAKLLTARRENLRGNVVFLFQPAEEITQGAAAMLANGLWEKLPCGRPDFLFGLHNRPELPCGQIAVMEGGVMSGKEHFEIILHGVAGHGGSPQKCVDVIVPAAAIIQAIQSIVSRSTDPLDALVCAVLSIHAGTAENFVPDALTMTGAIRAHSAAIMERAKARLEDIVRGVSAAHGCTCTLHFIPQVPPTVNSPAMTALARKAAVAVAGADAVVSPRPDMGSEDFAVFGQDVPSFFYWLGSGFPGQENAGWHSEHFRTDDNALPLGAALLAQSAIVGLE encoded by the coding sequence ATGTCTCTTTTGGAAGAATCAGCCGCGCTCGCCCCGGAACTGGAGGCTTTCAAGTCCGATCTGCACGCCCACCCGGAGCTCTCCTTTCAGGAGCGCCGCACCACGGCCATCCTGCGTGAAAAGCTCCCCGCCCTGGGGCTGGAGCTCATCGACCTGGGGATGGAGACCGGGGCGGTTGCCCTGCTCCGAGGCGCTCTCCCCGGCAGGACGGCAGCACTCCGGGCCGATATCGACGCCATCGCCCAGCGGGAGCCGGTGGGGCCAGGCGCGTCTGAGATCCCCGGTGTCATGCACGCCTGCGGGCACGATTTTCATACTACTTGCCTCTACGGTGCAGCCAAGCTCCTCACCGCCCGACGGGAGAACCTGCGGGGGAATGTGGTCTTCCTCTTCCAGCCCGCCGAGGAAATTACCCAGGGCGCGGCGGCCATGTTGGCCAACGGTCTCTGGGAAAAGCTGCCCTGTGGGAGGCCCGACTTCCTCTTCGGTCTCCATAACCGGCCTGAGCTGCCCTGCGGTCAGATAGCGGTGATGGAGGGGGGCGTCATGTCCGGGAAGGAGCATTTTGAGATTATTCTCCACGGCGTGGCGGGCCACGGCGGCTCCCCCCAAAAGTGCGTGGACGTGATTGTGCCCGCCGCCGCCATCATCCAGGCCATCCAGTCCATCGTCAGCCGGAGCACCGACCCATTGGACGCATTGGTCTGTGCCGTCCTGTCTATTCATGCGGGCACGGCGGAGAATTTTGTGCCCGATGCCCTCACCATGACGGGGGCCATCCGGGCTCACAGTGCTGCAATCATGGAGCGTGCGAAAGCACGCCTGGAGGACATTGTCCGGGGCGTCTCCGCCGCCCACGGCTGTACCTGTACGCTCCACTTCATCCCCCAGGTCCCCCCCACCGTCAACTCCCCCGCCATGACCGCTCTGGCCCGCAAGGCCGCCGTGGCGGTAGCGGGGGCTGACGCCGTCGTCTCCCCCAGGCCCGACATGGGGAGCGAGGACTTCGCGGTCTTTGGGCAGGATGTCCCCAGCTTCTTCTACTGGCTGGGCTCCGGTTTCCCCGGTCAGGAGAACGCGGGCTGGCACAGCGAACACTTCCGCACCGACGACAATGCTCTCCCCCTCGGCGCGGCCCTCCTCGCCCAGTCGGCCATCGTGGGACTGGAGTAG
- a CDS encoding conserved membrane hypothetical protein (Evidence 4 : Homologs of previously reported genes of unknown function) gives MGHFGFSYIGLIFLSMLTIPNLIWTRHQPKGYSTQNENKILLAFERIGQVLVVCTSLIFSDFNLRPWSAWALWLVAAAILMLAYEGWWIRYFISLKTLADFYSSFFGVPVAGATLPVAAFFLLSIYGKVIWLSISTVILGIGHIGIHLQHSREIDR, from the coding sequence ATGGGACATTTCGGATTTTCCTATATAGGACTGATTTTCTTATCCATGCTGACCATTCCCAACCTGATATGGACCAGGCATCAACCGAAGGGGTACAGTACGCAAAATGAAAATAAGATCCTGCTGGCTTTTGAGCGTATCGGCCAGGTCCTTGTTGTCTGCACGTCGCTTATTTTTTCGGATTTCAATCTTCGCCCGTGGTCTGCGTGGGCGCTTTGGCTGGTTGCCGCGGCGATACTGATGCTTGCATATGAGGGCTGGTGGATTCGATATTTTATAAGCCTAAAGACCCTTGCCGATTTCTACAGCAGCTTTTTTGGCGTGCCCGTGGCCGGGGCCACTCTGCCCGTCGCCGCGTTTTTTCTGCTCAGCATATATGGGAAGGTAATCTGGCTTTCCATTTCGACCGTGATTCTGGGGATTGGTCACATCGGCATCCACCTGCAGCACAGCAGAGAAATCGATCGTTAA
- a CDS encoding hypothetical protein (Evidence 5 : No homology to any previously reported sequences), with the protein MLIINSVIYFECYYIIVPLLIKVNQHYVQKGRTAKINFLRRALFNLGQIQLCAYSSSNAPV; encoded by the coding sequence TTGTTAATAATTAACTCTGTTATTTATTTTGAGTGTTACTATATAATAGTCCCCCTCCTGATAAAAGTCAACCAACATTATGTACAAAAAGGGCGCACCGCAAAAATTAATTTTCTGCGGCGCGCCCTTTTTAATCTGGGCCAAATTCAGCTTTGTGCCTACTCCAGCTCAAATGCCCCGGTGTAG
- a CDS encoding hypothetical protein (Evidence 5 : No homology to any previously reported sequences): protein MAQIKKGAPQKINFCGAPFLYIMLVDFYQEGDYYIVTLKINNRVNY, encoded by the coding sequence TTGGCCCAGATTAAAAAGGGCGCGCCGCAGAAAATTAATTTTTGCGGTGCGCCCTTTTTGTACATAATGTTGGTTGACTTTTATCAGGAGGGGGACTATTATATAGTAACACTCAAAATAAATAACAGAGTTAATTATTAA
- a CDS encoding ABC transporter, ATP-binding protein: MLKLFKYLKSSAGSVLLVIVLLVVQAYCDLSLPTYTASIVDVGIQQGGIENAAPDQIREQTLKDLLLFMDDEQAAHVEGAYTLADGVYTRNNVSKDELKILNEDMGLPMLVYSYMEEGGQMDAETLRAMMEAGQVTKEQVLQSEAQIVEQMGDQSDTVIAQKAVLFVKAEYTAMGLDLNEIQMNYLWSTGAKMLLLSLLMVAAAVLAGFLSARTAAKVGMDLRGDVFKKVVSFSSAEIDKFSTASLITRSTNDIQQVQMVIVMLLRIVIYAPIVGIFAVVKVMSTHTGMTWIIGVAVGVILLLVIVLMSVAMPKFKKMQQLIDRLNLVAREILTGIPVIRAFSREKHEEKRFDLANLDLKKTQLFTNRVMTFMMPLMMLLMNGITLLITWNGAHGIDLGTMQVGDMIAFITYTMQIVMAFLMISMVSIMLPRAGVSAGRINEVLETKATIRDKHVLKDKELSDCKGVVAFEDVSFRYPDAGADVLEHITFTASPGETTAIIGSTGSGKSTLLNLIPRFFDVSYGRITMDGIDIRDISQHKLHALLGYVPQKGVLFSGSIESNLKFGGADITDAAVEEAAAIAQAADFIDTKPDKYQDPIAQGGSNVSGGQKQRLSIARAIAKHAKVLLFDDSFSALDYKTDVLLRRALGEKVKDATVIIVAQRISTILHADQILVLDEGKVVGIGTHEELMKTCATYQEIARSQLSEAELGGEGA; encoded by the coding sequence ATGCTCAAGCTATTCAAATACCTCAAAAGCTCCGCAGGGTCGGTGCTGCTGGTCATCGTGCTGCTGGTAGTGCAGGCCTACTGCGACCTGAGCCTGCCCACCTATACTGCCAGCATCGTGGACGTGGGCATTCAGCAGGGGGGCATTGAGAACGCGGCTCCCGACCAGATCAGAGAACAGACCCTGAAGGACCTGCTGCTCTTCATGGACGACGAGCAGGCCGCTCATGTGGAGGGGGCCTATACCCTCGCTGACGGGGTCTATACCAGAAACAACGTAAGCAAGGACGAGTTGAAGATTCTAAACGAGGACATGGGACTGCCCATGCTGGTGTACTCCTACATGGAGGAGGGTGGCCAGATGGACGCGGAGACCCTGCGCGCCATGATGGAGGCCGGCCAGGTCACTAAGGAGCAGGTGCTCCAGAGTGAGGCGCAGATCGTGGAGCAGATGGGCGACCAGTCTGACACCGTAATTGCCCAGAAGGCGGTTCTCTTCGTCAAGGCTGAGTACACCGCCATGGGTCTCGACCTCAATGAGATTCAGATGAACTACCTCTGGTCCACTGGGGCCAAGATGCTGCTCCTCTCCCTGCTCATGGTGGCCGCCGCTGTTTTGGCCGGTTTCCTCTCGGCCCGCACCGCAGCCAAGGTAGGCATGGACCTGCGGGGAGACGTGTTCAAGAAGGTGGTCTCCTTCAGCAGCGCTGAGATCGACAAGTTCTCCACCGCCAGCCTTATCACCCGCTCAACCAACGATATCCAGCAGGTGCAGATGGTCATCGTCATGCTGCTGCGCATCGTCATTTACGCGCCCATCGTCGGCATTTTTGCCGTGGTCAAGGTTATGAGCACCCACACGGGGATGACCTGGATTATCGGCGTAGCGGTTGGGGTCATCCTATTGCTGGTGATCGTCCTCATGAGCGTTGCCATGCCTAAGTTCAAGAAGATGCAGCAGCTTATTGATCGGCTCAACCTGGTAGCCCGAGAGATTTTGACCGGCATCCCCGTGATCCGCGCCTTCTCCCGGGAAAAGCATGAGGAGAAACGCTTTGATCTCGCAAACCTCGACCTCAAGAAGACCCAGCTCTTCACCAACCGGGTCATGACCTTCATGATGCCGCTGATGATGCTTTTGATGAACGGCATCACCCTTCTCATTACCTGGAACGGCGCCCACGGCATCGACCTGGGCACCATGCAGGTGGGCGACATGATCGCCTTTATCACCTACACCATGCAGATCGTCATGGCCTTCCTCATGATCTCCATGGTGTCCATCATGCTGCCCCGGGCAGGGGTGTCCGCCGGGCGCATCAACGAGGTGCTCGAGACCAAGGCCACCATCCGGGATAAGCACGTCCTTAAGGACAAGGAGCTCTCCGACTGCAAAGGCGTGGTGGCGTTCGAGGACGTGAGTTTCCGCTATCCCGACGCGGGGGCCGACGTACTGGAGCATATCACCTTTACAGCATCCCCAGGGGAGACCACGGCCATCATCGGCTCCACCGGCAGCGGCAAGAGCACACTCTTGAACCTCATTCCCCGGTTTTTTGATGTGAGCTATGGGCGCATCACAATGGACGGCATAGACATCAGGGATATCTCCCAGCACAAGCTCCATGCGCTCCTGGGCTATGTGCCCCAGAAGGGCGTGCTCTTCTCGGGCAGCATTGAGTCAAACCTCAAATTCGGCGGGGCGGACATCACCGACGCCGCCGTGGAGGAGGCCGCCGCCATCGCCCAGGCTGCAGATTTCATTGACACCAAGCCCGATAAGTACCAGGACCCCATTGCCCAGGGCGGCTCCAACGTATCCGGCGGACAGAAACAGCGCCTGAGCATCGCCCGGGCCATCGCAAAGCACGCCAAGGTGCTGCTCTTCGACGACTCGTTTTCCGCCCTGGACTACAAGACTGACGTGCTCCTCCGCCGGGCGCTAGGCGAGAAGGTGAAGGACGCCACCGTCATCATCGTGGCCCAGCGCATCTCCACCATCCTCCACGCCGACCAGATCCTCGTCCTGGACGAAGGTAAGGTGGTGGGCATCGGCACCCATGAGGAGCTGATGAAGACCTGCGCCACCTATCAGGAAATTGCAAGAAGCCAGCTCTCCGAGGCTGAGTTGGGAGGTGAGGGAGCATGA
- a CDS encoding conserved membrane hypothetical protein (Evidence 4 : Homologs of previously reported genes of unknown function) has product MSDNTKTTASHRGPMGGRGPGGGMMPGEKAKDFKGTIGKLLNYMGRYKIALIFIALFAGGSAAFSVVGPKIMGNATTEIFNGLVGKIGGTGGIDFTKIAQILLTVLAIYLVSACFSFIQGWLMTGISQKMAYRMRRDISEKINRMPMKYFESRTVGEVLSRITNDVDTMGQSLNQSVTQLISSVTTLIGVVVMMLTISPLMTLIAFVILPVSLLLISIVVKHSQKYFQAQQKYLGIINGQVEEVYSGHNVVKAFNREEAVEAEFDSTNKVLFSSAWKSQFLSGMMQPIMTFVGNLGYVAVAISGSVLAVRGVITVGDIQAFIQYVRSFTQPITQMSQVFNMLQSMAAAAERVFEFLGEAEEDQITPNAVSVDSVQGAVEFDHVKFGYSPEKIIINDFSTQVEPGKMVAIVGPTGAGKTTMVKLLMRFYDVNGGSIKVDGHDVREFNRPELREAFGMVLQDTWLFKGTIMENIRYGRLDATDEEVYAAAKAAHVHHFIQTLPGGYNMELNEDATNISQGQKQLLTIARAILADNKILILDEATSSVDTRTEHLIQAAMANLMKGRTSFVIAHRLSTIKDADLILVMKDGDIIEQGNHKDLLERGGFYADLYNSQFEDVAE; this is encoded by the coding sequence ATGAGCGACAACACGAAAACCACCGCTTCCCACCGTGGCCCCATGGGGGGCCGGGGGCCGGGCGGCGGCATGATGCCCGGCGAAAAGGCCAAGGACTTTAAGGGCACCATCGGCAAGCTCTTAAATTATATGGGCAGGTATAAGATAGCCCTCATTTTCATCGCCCTCTTCGCCGGCGGCTCGGCGGCCTTCTCCGTGGTGGGGCCCAAGATCATGGGCAATGCCACCACTGAGATCTTCAACGGCCTGGTCGGTAAGATCGGCGGCACCGGCGGCATCGACTTTACAAAAATCGCGCAGATACTCCTCACCGTCCTCGCCATCTACCTGGTCTCTGCCTGTTTCTCCTTTATCCAGGGTTGGCTGATGACGGGTATTTCCCAGAAGATGGCCTACCGGATGCGGCGGGACATCAGCGAGAAGATCAACCGCATGCCTATGAAGTACTTTGAGTCCCGCACGGTGGGCGAGGTCCTCTCCCGCATCACCAACGACGTGGACACCATGGGCCAGAGCCTGAACCAGAGCGTGACCCAGCTTATCAGCAGTGTCACCACTCTCATCGGTGTGGTGGTGATGATGCTTACCATCAGCCCTCTGATGACACTGATCGCCTTCGTTATCCTGCCGGTCTCGCTCCTCCTCATCAGCATCGTGGTGAAACACTCCCAGAAGTATTTCCAGGCCCAGCAGAAGTATCTGGGCATCATCAACGGCCAGGTGGAGGAGGTCTACTCGGGGCACAACGTGGTCAAGGCCTTCAACCGGGAGGAGGCTGTCGAGGCCGAGTTCGACTCCACCAACAAGGTACTTTTCAGCTCCGCTTGGAAATCGCAGTTTCTCTCCGGCATGATGCAGCCCATCATGACTTTTGTGGGGAACCTCGGCTACGTGGCGGTGGCAATTTCCGGCAGCGTCCTGGCCGTGCGGGGCGTCATCACCGTAGGTGATATCCAGGCCTTTATTCAGTACGTGAGGAGTTTTACCCAGCCCATCACCCAGATGTCCCAGGTGTTCAACATGCTCCAGTCCATGGCCGCCGCCGCCGAGCGGGTCTTCGAGTTCCTCGGCGAGGCGGAGGAGGATCAGATCACCCCCAACGCCGTCAGCGTAGACAGTGTGCAGGGCGCGGTGGAGTTTGACCACGTGAAGTTCGGGTACAGCCCGGAAAAGATCATCATCAATGACTTCTCCACCCAGGTGGAGCCGGGCAAGATGGTGGCCATCGTGGGCCCCACCGGCGCGGGAAAGACCACCATGGTAAAGCTTCTCATGCGGTTTTACGACGTAAATGGCGGTTCCATCAAGGTGGACGGCCACGACGTGCGGGAGTTTAACCGCCCCGAGCTCCGTGAGGCCTTCGGTATGGTCCTTCAGGACACCTGGCTCTTCAAGGGCACCATCATGGAGAACATACGCTATGGGCGGCTGGATGCCACCGACGAGGAGGTTTACGCCGCCGCCAAGGCCGCCCACGTCCACCACTTCATCCAGACCCTCCCCGGCGGGTACAATATGGAGCTTAACGAGGATGCGACCAACATCTCCCAGGGGCAGAAACAGCTCCTTACCATTGCCCGTGCCATCCTGGCGGACAATAAGATTCTTATCCTGGACGAGGCCACATCCTCAGTGGATACCCGCACCGAGCACCTCATCCAGGCCGCCATGGCGAACCTGATGAAGGGCCGCACCAGCTTTGTCATCGCTCACCGGCTCAGTACCATCAAGGACGCGGATCTGATCCTTGTCATGAAGGACGGCGACATCATCGAGCAGGGCAACCATAAGGACCTGCTGGAGCGGGGCGGATTCTACGCCGATCTCTACAACTCGCAGTTTGAGGACGTTGCGGAATAA